One Dehalococcoidales bacterium genomic window carries:
- a CDS encoding Eco57I restriction-modification methylase domain-containing protein, which yields MANVGLFENVYNPDVLSCLANLSSDEVFTPPNIVNQMLDMLPPELFQNPDTTFLDPACKTGVFLREIAKRLIKGLEPQFPDLQERLDHIFHKQIYGIAITELTSLLSRRSVYCSKYPNSEFSVILFDDAQGNIRFKNIKHTWKSGRCVHCGISSGTKLGDEERGETLEAHAYEWIHTQKPEEIFKMKFDVIISNPPYQLETDGAGKQAKPIYHHFVNQAKRLTPNYLVMITPSRWFAGGMGLDEYRNEMLSDKHIKKIVDYSLSTDCFPGVDIAGGVSYFIWDKNFEGTCTYTYIDGESTITQERKLNEYEVFVRDNRAISIVKKVLKHDEKPMSDLMSSLGPFGLGTAERGVEMPSKTTRILLSSAGRSYIERSKITTGSQYINKWKVIIGKATSAGAATADKDGLRKVIATLDVLEPGAVCTFSYFIGAVFDSKEEAYNCKKYLSSKMARFLLLQTLSSINISKDKFRFVPVQDFSKPWTDEELYKKYNLTDEEIGFIESMIKPMDLDGDDDGGS from the coding sequence ATGGCTAATGTAGGATTATTTGAAAATGTGTATAATCCGGATGTGCTCTCCTGCCTTGCGAATCTATCAAGCGACGAAGTATTCACTCCGCCGAACATCGTCAACCAAATGCTTGATATGCTCCCGCCCGAATTATTCCAAAACCCCGATACAACTTTTCTTGATCCGGCTTGCAAAACGGGGGTGTTTCTTCGGGAAATAGCAAAAAGGCTGATAAAAGGCCTTGAACCTCAATTTCCGGATTTGCAAGAGCGCCTGGATCATATTTTTCATAAACAAATTTACGGAATTGCCATTACCGAGCTTACCAGCTTGCTTTCGCGCAGGAGTGTATATTGCTCAAAATACCCAAACAGCGAGTTTTCGGTAATTTTATTTGATGATGCGCAAGGTAATATTCGCTTTAAAAATATTAAACATACATGGAAAAGCGGAAGATGTGTGCATTGTGGTATTTCGAGTGGTACAAAGCTTGGAGATGAAGAGCGAGGGGAAACACTTGAAGCGCACGCTTATGAATGGATTCATACGCAAAAACCTGAGGAGATTTTTAAAATGAAGTTCGATGTGATTATCAGTAATCCGCCGTATCAATTAGAAACTGATGGTGCTGGAAAGCAGGCAAAGCCTATATATCATCATTTTGTGAATCAAGCAAAAAGGCTAACCCCTAATTATTTAGTGATGATTACTCCTTCAAGGTGGTTTGCTGGGGGAATGGGACTTGATGAATATCGTAATGAAATGTTATCAGATAAACATATTAAGAAAATTGTTGATTATTCGCTTTCAACAGATTGCTTCCCTGGCGTTGATATTGCTGGTGGTGTTAGTTATTTTATTTGGGATAAAAACTTTGAAGGAACTTGCACTTACACATATATTGATGGGGAGAGTACTATAACTCAAGAAAGAAAACTTAATGAGTATGAAGTGTTTGTCAGGGACAATAGAGCGATTTCAATTGTTAAAAAAGTACTTAAACATGACGAAAAACCAATGAGCGATTTAATGTCTTCTTTAGGTCCGTTTGGTCTTGGTACTGCGGAAAGAGGGGTGGAGATGCCATCAAAAACGACCCGCATTTTGCTTTCCAGCGCCGGTAGGAGTTATATTGAACGTTCAAAAATTACCACCGGTTCTCAATATATAAATAAGTGGAAGGTTATTATTGGAAAAGCAACATCTGCAGGTGCAGCAACAGCGGACAAGGATGGATTGAGAAAAGTAATAGCTACACTTGATGTTTTAGAACCAGGAGCTGTTTGTACTTTCTCTTATTTTATAGGAGCTGTGTTTGATAGTAAAGAAGAAGCATATAACTGCAAAAAATATTTGAGCTCCAAAATGGCAAGGTTTTTGCTTTTACAAACTTTGTCTTCGATAAATATATCGAAGGATAAGTTCAGATTTGTCCCTGTCCAAGACTTTTCTAAACCGTGGACAGATGAAGAGCTTTATAAAAAATATAATTTAACCGATGAGGAAATTGGTTTTATCGAATCAATGATTAAACCAATGGATTTGGACGGTGATGACGATGGCGGAAGCTAA
- a CDS encoding DEAD/DEAH box helicase family protein — protein MAEAKFFPERPPVIPTIYVYELTGVTTHKGYIKIGYTERDALTRIREQLRTSAIPFTILHQESAMREDGSVFSDKDIHRILERRGFQQLNATESDNEWYNCTLDDVKAAIIELKTGKISANGRTANFRMRPEQQDAVKRTVEYFTRAKYDDPDRAPKFLWNAKMRFGKTFASYQLAKKMRFKRVLVLTFKPAVESAWRDDLFSHVDFEGWQFVSNKDANNNNVNLDHAYTMCDKKKPIVVFGSFQDLLGTNENGGIKTKNKFIHSDNWDLVIFDEYHFGAWRENAKNLFEKPDEEKDADFDIEKYKLDEADNAYNETFLPITTGHYLFLSGTPFRAINSGEFIEDQIFNWTYSDEQREKNDWSGPGNPYLPLPRMVMLTYRVPDSIRQIALQGEFDEFDLNIFFSAQGKREKAKFNYENEVQKWLDLIRGSYLPSNIDDMKLERDERPPMPFSDTRLLSVLNHTIWFLPNVAACQAMYNLMMQKQNSYYNQKYKILVCAGREAGIGLDALNPVRHAMGNPLETHTITLTCGKLTMGVTVKPWTGIFMLRNLKSPETYFQAAFRVQSPWVVKDEEGKDTIIKEECYLFDFALDRALRQIADYSCRLNVGENNPEKKVGEFIKFLPVLAYDGSTMRHIDAQDVLDLALAGTSATLLAKRWESALLVNVDNDTLKRLMANKEAINALMKIEGFRRLNQDIQTIINKSESVKQAKKGIEEMTPKEKKELSKEEKEFKTLRKQIQGKLIKFATRIPIFMYLTDYRERTLQDVITQLETELFKKVTGLDVKDFDLLCSIGVFNASLMNDAIFKFKRYEDNSLSYTGIDKHEGKDVGGWDTIIKREEYNKLLFNQQATMGIAVSVSDEIPKKDVTRIASKTEPKSTAQDYVTGQFNIKPPSAKTAEPHNVYGIAAKPEKEKEEFVVPSVAEGDVVKHKSFGDGTVTRIDKAAKHIRVKFNVGEKTFVFPDAFKQGYLSL, from the coding sequence ATGGCGGAAGCTAAATTTTTCCCCGAACGCCCTCCGGTTATCCCCACCATTTATGTGTATGAACTCACGGGTGTAACTACACACAAGGGCTATATAAAAATCGGGTATACCGAACGCGATGCACTTACTCGCATCAGGGAACAATTGCGCACCTCCGCAATCCCTTTTACTATTCTCCACCAAGAGAGCGCTATGCGTGAGGATGGTTCGGTTTTTTCCGATAAGGACATTCACCGCATTTTAGAGCGGCGCGGGTTCCAACAGCTTAACGCAACCGAGAGCGATAACGAGTGGTATAATTGCACTTTGGATGACGTCAAAGCGGCCATTATCGAGCTAAAAACAGGCAAAATTTCCGCTAACGGCCGAACAGCCAATTTTCGGATGCGCCCCGAACAACAGGATGCCGTAAAGCGTACCGTTGAATATTTTACCAGAGCGAAATACGATGACCCCGACAGAGCTCCGAAATTCCTTTGGAATGCCAAGATGCGTTTTGGTAAAACTTTTGCTTCCTATCAACTTGCCAAAAAAATGCGTTTTAAACGGGTGTTGGTGCTTACCTTTAAGCCTGCTGTTGAATCCGCATGGCGCGATGATTTATTTTCCCACGTTGATTTTGAGGGTTGGCAGTTTGTTTCCAATAAGGACGCAAATAATAACAACGTTAACCTTGACCATGCTTACACAATGTGCGACAAAAAGAAACCCATAGTTGTTTTCGGCTCTTTCCAGGACTTATTAGGCACTAACGAAAACGGCGGCATAAAAACCAAAAATAAATTTATCCATTCCGATAATTGGGATTTGGTGATTTTTGACGAATATCATTTCGGCGCTTGGCGTGAGAATGCCAAAAACCTTTTTGAAAAGCCTGACGAAGAAAAAGATGCCGATTTTGATATAGAAAAGTATAAGCTGGATGAGGCGGATAACGCTTATAACGAAACGTTTCTGCCGATTACAACCGGGCATTACCTCTTCCTTTCCGGTACTCCTTTCCGCGCCATAAACAGCGGAGAGTTTATCGAAGACCAAATTTTTAATTGGACCTATTCCGATGAACAGCGCGAGAAAAACGATTGGTCCGGCCCCGGAAACCCCTATTTACCGTTGCCAAGAATGGTTATGCTTACTTATCGTGTTCCGGACAGTATTCGTCAAATAGCTTTGCAGGGTGAATTCGATGAGTTTGATTTAAACATTTTCTTTTCTGCTCAAGGCAAGCGAGAAAAGGCAAAGTTTAATTATGAAAACGAGGTTCAGAAATGGCTTGACCTTATTCGCGGTTCTTATCTTCCTTCCAATATTGATGATATGAAACTTGAACGTGATGAACGTCCCCCCATGCCTTTTTCCGATACCCGCCTTTTGAGTGTATTGAATCATACCATCTGGTTTTTGCCGAATGTGGCAGCTTGTCAGGCCATGTATAACCTGATGATGCAGAAACAAAATAGCTATTATAACCAAAAATATAAAATTCTTGTTTGTGCCGGACGCGAAGCCGGTATTGGGCTCGATGCCCTTAATCCGGTGCGGCATGCGATGGGAAACCCATTGGAAACACATACCATCACGCTTACTTGCGGAAAGCTAACCATGGGTGTTACCGTAAAACCGTGGACGGGGATATTTATGCTACGCAACCTAAAAAGCCCCGAAACATATTTTCAGGCCGCTTTTCGAGTTCAATCTCCGTGGGTGGTTAAAGACGAAGAAGGTAAAGATACGATTATCAAAGAGGAGTGCTACCTCTTTGATTTTGCATTAGATCGGGCTCTGCGTCAAATAGCTGATTATTCTTGCCGTTTAAATGTAGGTGAGAATAACCCTGAAAAGAAGGTGGGCGAGTTCATAAAATTCTTGCCGGTACTGGCTTATGACGGTAGCACAATGCGGCATATTGATGCGCAAGATGTTCTTGATCTTGCGTTAGCCGGAACTTCCGCAACACTGCTTGCAAAGCGCTGGGAATCCGCATTGTTGGTTAATGTTGATAACGACACCCTCAAACGCCTGATGGCAAATAAAGAAGCTATTAATGCGCTTATGAAAATTGAAGGATTCCGTAGGTTAAATCAGGATATTCAAACTATTATCAACAAATCAGAATCGGTAAAGCAAGCTAAAAAAGGTATTGAAGAGATGACGCCTAAAGAGAAAAAAGAGCTCTCGAAAGAGGAAAAAGAATTTAAAACACTGCGCAAACAGATTCAAGGCAAACTTATCAAATTTGCTACCCGCATCCCGATTTTTATGTATCTTACCGATTATCGTGAGCGGACACTCCAAGATGTTATCACTCAACTTGAAACGGAATTGTTTAAAAAAGTTACGGGGCTTGATGTCAAGGATTTTGACCTTCTTTGCAGTATCGGTGTATTTAATGCAAGCCTAATGAACGATGCCATTTTTAAGTTTAAACGCTACGAAGATAACAGCCTTTCTTATACCGGTATTGATAAACATGAAGGCAAAGATGTCGGTGGCTGGGATACCATTATTAAACGCGAAGAATATAATAAACTGCTCTTTAATCAGCAGGCAACCATGGGGATTGCAGTTTCGGTTTCTGATGAGATACCCAAAAAGGATGTTACTCGTATTGCCTCTAAGACTGAACCTAAATCGACTGCTCAGGATTATGTTACCGGACAATTCAATATTAAGCCCCCGTCGGCAAAAACGGCTGAACCCCACAATGTTTACGGTATTGCTGCAAAGCCCGAGAAAGAGAAAGAAGAATTTGTTGTGCCGTCGGTTGCCGAAGGTGATGTCGTTAAACATAAAAGCTTCGGTGACGGAACGGTTACCAGAATTGATAAAGCCGCAAAACATATCCGTGTTAAATTCAATGTCGGAGAAAAAACATTCGTTTTTCCGGATGCTTTCAAACAGGGGTATCTAAGTCTGTAA
- a CDS encoding tubulin/FtsZ family protein: MKLVVIGFGQAGGRIADEFARLNRRAISTRGIEITPGVFAVNTDAADLSGLTTVKADYQHRILIGGRKTGGHGVGKINELGAEVAREDADKIVDALRTTKRFYDADGFLLIASAAGGTGSGSIPIIAQHIKERYMDKPLYSLIVLPFEHEEQNEERTVYNTAVCLKSVYSVADAVILVDNQRYVRKDFSLKHNLDKINSLIAAPFYNLLCAGEEKKAVNIGAKTLDAGDIIQTLLGWTVIGYGESKPDRFSLFGSKGSFRDKSSQTHKAVQAMDAAFSDISTRCNPKDASRAMYLITAPAREINMDMIKEMGDWMRDTAPNAIIRNGDYPRDGSNLNVTVILSELSDVEKVRNYYNASTDLVPIIKQRQQEVAAKLQTIDELSKDIPTLL; the protein is encoded by the coding sequence ATGAAATTAGTAGTCATCGGTTTCGGGCAAGCAGGTGGGCGTATTGCCGATGAGTTTGCTCGTTTGAACAGAAGGGCAATCAGCACCAGGGGCATAGAAATCACGCCGGGCGTTTTTGCCGTTAACACCGACGCTGCCGATTTAAGCGGCTTAACAACGGTCAAAGCGGATTACCAGCACCGAATCTTAATCGGCGGACGTAAAACCGGAGGCCACGGAGTCGGTAAAATCAATGAACTTGGCGCCGAAGTCGCCCGCGAAGATGCCGATAAAATCGTTGACGCATTAAGAACAACCAAACGTTTCTACGATGCCGACGGGTTCCTTTTAATTGCCAGTGCCGCAGGCGGTACCGGTTCCGGTTCAATCCCCATTATCGCACAGCACATCAAAGAACGTTATATGGATAAGCCCTTATATTCTCTGATTGTCCTGCCTTTCGAACACGAAGAACAAAACGAAGAGAGAACCGTTTACAATACCGCGGTTTGTCTTAAATCGGTTTATTCGGTTGCCGATGCCGTTATTTTGGTGGATAACCAGCGCTACGTACGCAAAGATTTCTCCCTTAAACATAACCTCGATAAAATTAACTCCCTGATTGCCGCCCCGTTCTACAACCTGCTTTGTGCCGGTGAAGAAAAGAAGGCGGTTAATATTGGAGCGAAGACACTTGATGCCGGTGATATTATCCAGACCCTTTTGGGATGGACCGTTATCGGTTACGGGGAATCAAAGCCCGACCGCTTCAGCCTTTTCGGCTCTAAGGGCAGTTTCCGCGATAAGAGCAGTCAGACACATAAAGCGGTTCAAGCAATGGATGCCGCTTTTAGTGATATTTCCACCCGATGCAATCCCAAAGACGCCTCAAGGGCAATGTATTTGATAACGGCCCCCGCCCGCGAAATCAATATGGATATGATTAAAGAAATGGGCGATTGGATGAGGGATACGGCTCCCAATGCCATTATCCGCAACGGTGATTATCCAAGGGATGGAAGCAACTTAAATGTTACCGTTATTCTTTCGGAATTAAGCGATGTTGAGAAAGTTAGAAATTACTACAACGCCTCAACCGACCTTGTTCCCATTATTAAACAGCGACAACAGGAAGTTGCCGCCAAACTGCAAACTATTGACGAACTCAGTAAGGATATCCCAACCCTGCTGTAA
- a CDS encoding acetyl-CoA carboxylase biotin carboxylase subunit, with protein MLSKILVANRGEIAIRIMRACKELGIKSVAVYSEADQGALFAKYADEAYLLGAAPASQSYLDIEKIISVARDCNADGIHPGYGFLSENPNFAEACEKAGITFIGPSSSVLKITGNKVAARKEAIKAKIPVIAGSEEPTADLENIQKIIRKIGYPVIIKPANGGGGIGMTIINSEEELENAIATSVSIAQSSFGNVDLYIEKYLEHPRHIEFQILADKFGNVVHLGERECSIQRNYGKIIEESPSMAISESMREKIGKQAVKLARKIKYVGAGTVEFIFSEGNYYFLEVNARIQVEHGVTEMVTGIDLVKEQIRIASDLPLSVKQQDIKLTGWAIECRINAEDPIMNFLPSPGKLRGYRSPGGIGIRVDSGVHNGYTIPDCYHPMISKLIVHGRDRKETILRMQRALYEYIIVGVDTNIILHKAIMENPRFIDGNIDTDFIKKETGLQVNMKRIAERDYPLIERLSDIFNFKE; from the coding sequence ATGCTTAGTAAAATATTAGTAGCCAACCGCGGTGAGATTGCGATCCGCATTATGCGTGCCTGCAAGGAACTCGGAATAAAATCGGTTGCCGTTTATTCCGAAGCCGACCAGGGCGCTCTTTTTGCCAAATATGCCGATGAAGCGTATCTTTTGGGGGCCGCGCCGGCCTCACAAAGCTACCTCGATATCGAAAAAATAATATCGGTTGCCAGGGACTGCAACGCCGACGGGATTCACCCCGGTTACGGGTTCCTTTCCGAGAACCCAAATTTTGCCGAAGCCTGCGAAAAAGCCGGCATTACATTTATCGGTCCTTCGAGTTCGGTTCTGAAAATCACGGGAAACAAAGTAGCAGCCCGTAAGGAAGCCATTAAAGCAAAAATTCCGGTTATTGCCGGCAGCGAAGAACCCACCGCCGACCTTGAAAACATCCAAAAAATTATCCGTAAAATCGGCTACCCCGTTATTATCAAACCGGCAAACGGCGGCGGCGGTATCGGCATGACAATTATTAACTCGGAAGAAGAACTTGAAAATGCGATTGCAACGTCTGTTTCGATTGCGCAATCCAGCTTCGGAAACGTTGATCTTTATATCGAAAAATATCTTGAACATCCGCGCCACATAGAGTTTCAGATTCTGGCCGATAAATTCGGTAACGTTGTGCATCTCGGTGAGCGTGAGTGTAGTATTCAAAGAAACTACGGCAAAATTATTGAAGAATCCCCGTCGATGGCGATTAGCGAGTCGATGCGCGAAAAAATCGGTAAACAGGCGGTCAAACTCGCCCGCAAAATCAAATATGTCGGCGCCGGAACCGTTGAGTTCATCTTTTCCGAAGGTAATTATTATTTCTTGGAAGTAAACGCCCGCATACAAGTCGAGCACGGTGTAACGGAAATGGTAACCGGAATTGACCTTGTAAAAGAACAAATCAGAATCGCTTCGGACTTGCCGCTATCGGTAAAGCAGCAGGATATCAAACTTACGGGATGGGCGATTGAATGCCGTATCAACGCGGAAGATCCGATAATGAATTTTTTGCCTTCGCCCGGTAAGTTAAGGGGCTACCGTTCTCCGGGCGGTATAGGCATTCGTGTCGATTCCGGGGTTCATAACGGCTATACAATCCCCGATTGTTACCACCCGATGATATCCAAGCTTATTGTTCACGGCAGAGACCGCAAGGAAACCATTTTACGTATGCAGCGCGCATTATACGAATACATTATTGTCGGCGTTGATACGAATATAATTTTGCATAAAGCGATTATGGAAAACCCGCGTTTTATTGACGGGAATATCGATACCGATTTTATTAAGAAGGAAACCGGGTTGCAGGTTAACATGAAACGCATTGCGGAAAGGGATTACCCGCTAATCGAACGCCTGTCCGACATCTTCAATTTCAAAGAATAA